CTCGTTCGTGGACGACGACCGCGGCTATCTCTGCGATACCAGCCAGGGCGTCTACGGGACCACCGACGGCGGCGAGAACTACGAACGGGTCGGCATCGACGACGCGAACACCGCCTTCACCGGGGTCGACGCCGCCGGGTCGACGGTCGCGGTGGCGTGTGACGACGGCGCGGTGTTCCGGTACGACGGTTCGGTCTGGACGCGGCTGCACGCCGCCGAGACGACGCTCTCGGCGATCGACCTCGCGGGCGAGTCGGGGCTCGCGGCGGGCGACGCCGGAACGGTCGTCGAACTCGTGAACGGAGGCTGGGAGGGAATCGAGACACCGGTCGACGCCGACCTGGCTGGGGCCGTCGCCAAGGATGGGTCGAGCGGCTTCGATATCGCCGTCGGGACGGGCGGGACGGTCATCGAACGTGGTGCGAACTGACTACTCGGCCCACTCGACCATCCGGGCGTAGCGCTCGTCGGACGTGAGCGCCTCGCGGTCGCCGACGAGCACGAGCGCCTTCTTCGCCCGCGTGAGCGCGACGTTCACCCGCCGCGGGTCCTCGAAGACCGGCGAGTCCAGCGTGCCGGTCGCGACGAACGAGACGACGATGACCTCCTTCGCCGAGCCCTGAAACCGGTCGACGGTGTCCACGGTCACGTCGGGCACCCGCCGGCGGATCGCCGCGGCCTGGGCGCGGAACGGCGCGATGACGCCGACGTCGTCGGGCGCGAGACCCGCCGCGACGAACGCGTCGACCGTCTCGCCCACCCTCTCGACTTCGGTGGGGTTGGTGTTGCCCCGCGCCGTCCCGTCGGGGTCGACGAACGCCACGCGGTCGCGGAGGTGTTCGGGGAGCGCGTCGTCGTCCACGCCCGGCAGGTCCGTGAGGTGCTGGGTGGCCACGTCAGGCGAGGCGGGCCTGAGCGCGCCGTCGTAGAACTCGCTCGACGGGAAGGCCTGAATTCGTTGCGCCATCCGGTACTGGGTGTCGAGCAGCACCGACGCGTCGGGATGGGCGTCGACCAGCCGCTCGAACAGCGACCGCGAGAGGTCGGCTGCATCCGTGGCGACGCCGCCATCCGACCGCGCGGACGCCGGATCGGTCGTCGATTCGATCTCGATATCGCTCTCGTCGGCCGCGTCCGCGGCCTGGACCACTGGCGGGAGCTGCTGGTGGTCGCCGACGAGCACGAATCGGTCGGCGAGCGTGACCGCCGCGAGCGTCGCGGGTTCGGTGAGCTGGCCCGCCTCGTCGACCAGCGCGACGTCGAAGGACTCCTCGCGCATGACCCGCGAGCCACAGCTCGCCGTCGTCGCCGCCACCACGGGCGCGTCCTCCAGCTCCCGTGCCCGCGCCTCGGGGTCGCCGCGGGTTTCGAGTCTGAAGCCCTGCATGTCCGCACGGACCCCGTGTTCGGTCCCCACGCGAACGAACTCCTCGAACCCCTGCTCGCGGAGCGCCTCCAGTGCGTTGTCGACCGCGCGGTTCGTGAATCCCGAGAGGAGGACGCGTTCGCCGCGCTCGACCAACGCCTGGATGGTGCGCGCGATGGTGTAGGTCTTCCCGGTGCCCGGCGGGCCGTGGACCAGCGCGCAGTCGTCGGCCCCGACCGCGAGCCGCACCGCCCGGTTCTGGGCGGGGTTGTTCGGGATGAATTCCTCGTCGACCTCCCGAAATTCGGGCTCGCGCCGTCCGAAGAGCACGTCCTTCCGGTCGGGGTCGCCGGCCAGCACCGCGTTGTGGAGCGCCGTGAGCATCCCGTCGACCCCCATCTCCGAGGGGTAGACGTCGAGCCGGCGGAGGTCGACCGGCTCCTCCGTGCTCACCACGACCTCGTCGTCGAGTTCGAGCACCCGACCCATCTCGGCGGTGCCGTAGACGGGGTCGCCGTCGCTCGCGAGCACCACGTCGCCCTCGCGGATCTTCGAGACCGGGTCGTCACACCGCGCACGGAGTTCCCAGCCGCCGTCGACCTCGGTTTTGCCTACTGGTTCGAGGTCGATGAGCGCCCGGTCGGCGTCGGCGCGCTCTTCGGGGGTCTGGGTCCAGAGCTTCGCGTACTCCCGGTGGACCGCACGGCGCTCGGCCTCGATGGCCCGATAGAACCGCGCGAAGTACGCGCGTTCCTCGGCGGGCAGCGCGCTCCCGATCCCCCCCGCCTTCGATTCCTGGTCGAGCCGGCCCGAGACCACCATGCAGGTGTCCTGTTCGAAACAGTACTCACACCGCGCGTTGGCCTCGTAGCCCGTCGGTACCGTCGAATCGAGCGCCATCGCGACCAGCCGGTTGCGCTGGCGGACGACGTAGCCGAGCAAACCGTCGTTGAGCGAGAAGTCCTTCGCGGGCGAGAGGTCGCCGTCCTCCTCGCTCCTGTCGAGCGCGGCGTTCTTCGTGTAGATGAGGGTACCCGTATCGGGTGCGGGTCCGCGCTCCCCAAGGAGAAGCGCATAACAGGCGACCTGGATCTTGTCCTGGAATCGCGGCTCGCTCTTCGTGTTCTTCCCAGTTTTCAGTTCTACGGGGGAACCCCGACGGACCGCGTCGGCCCGACCTTTGAGGCCGTAGCGTTCGCTGATCAGGGTCTGCTCGGAGCGCCACTCGTCCTCGTCGTCGAGCGTGCCCTGCCGGAGCCAGCCGTCGATGGCGCGGGCGTGGTCGGCCACGTCCGCCCGGACCTGCTCGGGGTCGCGGCCGAGGAGCCCGAGGTCGAGACCCGCCTCCTCGACCCGGTCGTCGATCGAAGCCTCGACCTCGCTCCCCCGAAGCAGGTCGGAGAAGACCTCGTGGACGATGGTTCCCTTCACCACCGGGTAATTGAGCGGGATTCCGGACATCGAGTTGAGGTACTCCAACCTGGGACACTGGACCCACGAGCGAACGTCGGTGACGTTCACGAGGTAGTCGGGCTGGAGCACCACCCGCGAATCGCCGGTCGTGGCGTATCCCCCCTCACCGTCGTAGTCGTTCGCCTCGACGCCGACGGTGAGCACGTCCATCCCCGCTCGGGCGTAGTCCGCGGTTTCGGCCCACTTCCCCCAGCAGGTCAGCGTCACGGGGTCGGCACGACCCCCGTCCGGTCGGAGCGTGAGTTCGGCGAGGTCGCGTTCGCCGTACCGGGTCTCGACCTGTC
The Halococcus hamelinensis 100A6 genome window above contains:
- a CDS encoding AAA domain-containing protein; protein product: MYKRQVETRYGERDLAELTLRPDGGRADPVTLTCWGKWAETADYARAGMDVLTVGVEANDYDGEGGYATTGDSRVVLQPDYLVNVTDVRSWVQCPRLEYLNSMSGIPLNYPVVKGTIVHEVFSDLLRGSEVEASIDDRVEEAGLDLGLLGRDPEQVRADVADHARAIDGWLRQGTLDDEDEWRSEQTLISERYGLKGRADAVRRGSPVELKTGKNTKSEPRFQDKIQVACYALLLGERGPAPDTGTLIYTKNAALDRSEEDGDLSPAKDFSLNDGLLGYVVRQRNRLVAMALDSTVPTGYEANARCEYCFEQDTCMVVSGRLDQESKAGGIGSALPAEERAYFARFYRAIEAERRAVHREYAKLWTQTPEERADADRALIDLEPVGKTEVDGGWELRARCDDPVSKIREGDVVLASDGDPVYGTAEMGRVLELDDEVVVSTEEPVDLRRLDVYPSEMGVDGMLTALHNAVLAGDPDRKDVLFGRREPEFREVDEEFIPNNPAQNRAVRLAVGADDCALVHGPPGTGKTYTIARTIQALVERGERVLLSGFTNRAVDNALEALREQGFEEFVRVGTEHGVRADMQGFRLETRGDPEARARELEDAPVVAATTASCGSRVMREESFDVALVDEAGQLTEPATLAAVTLADRFVLVGDHQQLPPVVQAADAADESDIEIESTTDPASARSDGGVATDAADLSRSLFERLVDAHPDASVLLDTQYRMAQRIQAFPSSEFYDGALRPASPDVATQHLTDLPGVDDDALPEHLRDRVAFVDPDGTARGNTNPTEVERVGETVDAFVAAGLAPDDVGVIAPFRAQAAAIRRRVPDVTVDTVDRFQGSAKEVIVVSFVATGTLDSPVFEDPRRVNVALTRAKKALVLVGDREALTSDERYARMVEWAE